Proteins from a genomic interval of Methanoplanus endosymbiosus:
- a CDS encoding 2-phospho-L-lactate transferase CofD family protein, producing the protein MITIISGGKYSLRLISGLRSFLNDDEITVISDTSDSFTMSGGIVSHNIDNLLFLFSGILNTNTWAGIAGDTYSTDKFLERMNHPEYYETGDRERGLQIARAEMIRSGLKITEITREFCSDLGITATIIPATERRISAAVKVGEVSYSPAEYRDLVNTGELKPLSAESVMILSAGIPYAAQKAINAIISSEFVIIGPGDYATSVLPVLACRGMVTALKSAKVISLLPRMPDKYPECREAVMYDRTVALCRRFSDIIIQDIKEETEISGTMKIHANTGTKGKNESLAWDIMSIGRGIGRNLR; encoded by the coding sequence ATGATAACAATAATTTCCGGTGGAAAATATTCCTTAAGACTCATATCAGGTCTGCGATCTTTTCTCAATGACGATGAAATAACAGTAATCTCAGATACATCTGACTCCTTTACGATGAGTGGCGGAATTGTATCCCATAATATTGATAACCTCCTCTTCCTCTTCTCCGGAATTTTAAACACAAATACGTGGGCCGGAATTGCAGGTGATACCTACTCTACAGATAAATTTCTTGAACGGATGAACCACCCGGAATATTATGAAACAGGTGATCGCGAGAGAGGACTTCAGATTGCAAGGGCGGAGATGATACGTTCGGGGCTGAAGATAACAGAGATCACAAGAGAGTTCTGCTCTGATTTAGGCATAACGGCCACAATAATTCCGGCAACAGAGAGAAGAATATCAGCAGCAGTAAAGGTTGGAGAGGTATCATATTCTCCGGCAGAATACAGGGATTTGGTAAACACCGGAGAATTAAAACCACTCTCTGCTGAATCAGTTATGATCCTGTCTGCCGGAATACCATATGCAGCACAAAAGGCCATAAATGCCATCATATCTTCAGAATTTGTAATCATTGGTCCGGGGGATTATGCCACATCAGTTCTTCCGGTTCTGGCATGCAGGGGAATGGTAACTGCACTTAAATCGGCAAAAGTCATCTCTCTTCTGCCGCGTATGCCTGACAAATATCCGGAATGCAGAGAGGCGGTCATGTATGACAGAACAGTGGCTCTCTGCCGGAGATTTTCCGATATAATTATTCAGGATATAAAAGAGGAGACAGAAATTTCAGGCACAATGAAAATTCACGCCAATACCGGCACTAAAGGAAAAAATGAGTCCCTTGCCTGGGATATAATGTCAATTGGAAGAGGCATAGGAAGAAATCTGAGATAG
- a CDS encoding methionine synthase, which yields MTLMQKLLPTTVVGSYPAVQGKGLKSIFDPFQPALETAVHDQIKAGIDIISSGQVRGDMISQIISLLPGIKGNNVTGNVRAPAKPITVHDTKYAVSKHERVKAMFAGPSTIAHALKIDTPVYRNRNELVLDLAQALGHEAKNLEDIGIKILQIDEPILSTGAADMAAAHEAISAITGIVRVPTCLHICGNIGNVFDDIIKMPVDILDFEFACNPENLEYISGKDLKNKMIGFGVVDSSSDKIDTVEEIYSRILKATDLFDPAKILIDPDCGLRMHTRETAFAKLNNMVSAADMARKEL from the coding sequence ATGACACTAATGCAGAAGCTTCTGCCGACAACTGTAGTCGGCAGCTATCCGGCTGTACAGGGAAAAGGACTGAAATCAATCTTTGACCCCTTTCAGCCTGCGCTTGAGACTGCTGTACATGACCAGATAAAAGCCGGCATTGATATCATCTCATCCGGACAGGTGAGGGGTGATATGATCTCTCAGATCATCTCGCTCCTTCCCGGAATTAAGGGAAATAATGTCACCGGCAATGTCAGGGCTCCGGCAAAACCGATAACGGTTCACGATACAAAATATGCAGTATCAAAGCATGAGAGGGTCAAGGCGATGTTTGCAGGCCCTTCAACGATTGCACATGCACTAAAGATTGATACGCCTGTGTACCGGAACAGGAATGAACTTGTTCTTGACCTTGCGCAGGCACTTGGTCATGAGGCAAAAAACCTTGAAGATATCGGTATTAAAATTCTTCAGATCGATGAACCGATACTTTCAACGGGTGCTGCTGATATGGCAGCCGCACATGAGGCAATAAGTGCGATTACAGGTATTGTACGGGTGCCGACATGCCTGCACATCTGTGGAAATATAGGAAATGTATTTGATGATATAATCAAAATGCCGGTTGACATCCTCGATTTTGAATTTGCATGCAATCCGGAAAATCTTGAGTATATCTCCGGAAAGGATCTTAAAAATAAAATGATCGGTTTTGGGGTTGTTGATTCATCATCAGATAAAATTGATACTGTTGAAGAGATCTATTCGAGAATCTTAAAGGCAACTGATCTCTTTGACCCTGCAAAAATATTGATTGATCCGGACTGTGGCCTCAGGATGCATACAAGAGAGACTGCATTTGCAAAACTTAATAATATGGTCTCTGCCGCTGACATGGCCAGGAAAGAATTATAA
- the aspS gene encoding aspartate--tRNA(Asn) ligase: protein MRTQLKDVTKDTERAEVIGWVHEVRDLGGLSFYILRDRTGFLQATVVKKKAPEAVTECARNISRESVVRISGIVKATEKAPGGREIIPETMELISRAETPLPLDVSEKVLAEVDTRIDNRYLDARRPKVGAIFKIRSAVTHALYDLFFSEGFINIHSPKIVAAATEGGTELFPLAYFEKEAFLNQSPQLYKQMMMSAGFEKVFEIGPIFRAEEHNTTRHLNEATSIDVEVSFTDHNGVMDLLERAVVAAYTNVEKLCSDELELFDVDFTVPKSPFPKITYAQAIDIAAVSIDEDIGYGDDLSTAAERAIGEEMGQHYFITDWPTEIKPYYAMPYEDNPEICKAFDMMHPRMELSSGAQRIHQHDLLVEQIINKGLSPESFEFYLKPFKYGMPPHSGWGLGMERLIMTMLDLPNIREAVLFPRDRHRLTP from the coding sequence ATGCGAACACAGTTAAAGGACGTTACAAAGGATACAGAAAGAGCAGAAGTCATCGGATGGGTTCATGAAGTACGAGACCTCGGAGGACTTTCCTTCTATATTCTAAGGGACAGAACAGGATTTTTACAGGCAACTGTAGTAAAAAAGAAAGCACCTGAAGCAGTAACAGAGTGCGCCAGAAACATATCAAGAGAATCTGTTGTAAGAATTTCAGGAATTGTCAAGGCAACAGAGAAAGCGCCCGGCGGAAGAGAGATAATTCCGGAGACGATGGAGCTGATCAGCCGGGCAGAGACACCACTCCCGCTTGATGTCTCAGAAAAGGTTCTTGCAGAAGTGGATACCAGGATTGACAACCGTTATCTTGATGCAAGAAGACCAAAGGTCGGTGCGATCTTTAAGATTAGAAGTGCTGTGACACACGCGCTCTATGACCTCTTCTTCAGTGAGGGATTTATAAACATCCATTCACCAAAGATTGTTGCCGCAGCAACCGAGGGCGGCACTGAGCTGTTCCCACTTGCATACTTTGAGAAGGAGGCATTCTTAAACCAGAGTCCGCAGCTTTACAAACAGATGATGATGTCTGCCGGATTTGAGAAGGTATTTGAGATCGGACCGATATTCAGGGCAGAAGAGCACAACACAACAAGACATCTCAACGAAGCGACATCAATTGATGTGGAAGTATCATTTACAGATCACAATGGTGTAATGGATCTCCTTGAAAGAGCAGTTGTTGCAGCATATACAAATGTTGAGAAATTATGCAGTGATGAACTTGAACTCTTTGATGTTGACTTCACCGTTCCCAAGTCGCCATTCCCAAAGATCACATATGCACAGGCAATTGATATTGCCGCTGTATCCATTGATGAGGACATAGGATATGGCGATGACCTCTCAACAGCTGCTGAGCGTGCAATTGGTGAGGAGATGGGCCAGCACTACTTTATCACAGACTGGCCGACAGAGATTAAGCCATACTATGCAATGCCTTATGAAGACAATCCGGAAATCTGCAAGGCATTTGATATGATGCACCCCAGAATGGAGCTTTCAAGCGGCGCACAGCGTATCCACCAGCACGACCTGCTCGTAGAACAGATTATAAACAAGGGACTCTCTCCTGAGAGCTTTGAATTCTACTTAAAACCATTTAAATACGGTATGCCGCCGCACTCAGGATGGGGGCTTGGAATGGAGCGCCTCATTATGACAATGCTTGACCTGCCAAATATCAGAGAAGCAGTTTTATTCCCAAGGGACAGACATAGGCTTACTCCATGA
- a CDS encoding universal stress protein, whose amino-acid sequence MFKKIIVALDGSVDSKRALAVAIQEVKLRNAELHPVFVIQYVMGGGVPFDPVSALPDGSSEIMNEVMENEAERVLSDASEDCVDAGVNVITHTQFGDPRDAILDLADEISADMIILGSSGKTGLERMIMGSVSSAVIQHSKITTMIVKGKKEDIL is encoded by the coding sequence ATGTTTAAAAAAATTATTGTCGCACTTGATGGTTCAGTGGATTCAAAAAGAGCACTGGCTGTAGCCATACAGGAAGTAAAACTCAGAAATGCAGAACTTCATCCGGTTTTTGTAATTCAGTATGTGATGGGTGGCGGTGTTCCTTTTGATCCTGTATCAGCACTGCCTGACGGAAGTTCTGAAATTATGAATGAGGTTATGGAAAATGAAGCTGAAAGAGTTCTGAGTGATGCCTCTGAAGACTGTGTGGATGCCGGAGTTAATGTCATTACCCATACACAGTTTGGTGATCCAAGGGATGCAATTTTAGATCTTGCAGATGAGATCTCAGCAGATATGATTATCCTTGGATCATCGGGCAAGACAGGACTTGAACGAATGATTATGGGCAGTGTCAGCTCTGCGGTCATTCAGCACAGCAAAATCACAACCATGATAGTAAAAGGCAAAAAAGAAGATATTTTATAG